From Fundulus heteroclitus isolate FHET01 chromosome 5, MU-UCD_Fhet_4.1, whole genome shotgun sequence, a single genomic window includes:
- the LOC105936738 gene encoding mucin-5AC, producing the protein MAPHMFLLLLAGLIGATTAQTTMNVTADSRLNLEFRLEANFLDGLNDSSSSVFGEFSTPLIEQLNTIYSSRFSGFLQAVIRAFRRGSIIVDSELQFANASSVPDTQLVVDTLVEAKNSSSPLSDLNTSSIVVTRIEAATVPPTTGTGNETTTDLAATTTAGTTLNSTSVPGTGNETTANLEVTTTAGTTLNSTSVAGTGNETTADLAATTTAGTTVNTTSEAGTGNETTANLEVTTTAGTTLNSTSVAGTGNETTADLAVTTTAGTTVNTTSVAGTGNETTANLEVTTTAGTTLNSTSVAGTGNETTANLEVTTTAGTTLNSTSVAGTGNETTANLEVTTTAGTTLNSTSVAGTGNETTADLAATTTAGTTVNTTSVAGTGNETTANLEVTTTAGTTLNSTSVAGTGNETTTDLAATTTAGTTLNSTTVAGTGNETTANLEVTTTAGTTLNSTSVAGTGNETTADLAATTTAGTTVNTTSVAGTGNETTANLEVTTTAGTTLNATSVAENTTSQPLSPTSPAANMTSPPLNTTSLPVSPTSPATNMTSPPLNATSIPVSPTSPAANMTSPSLNATSPSVSPTSPATNMTSPPLNPTSIPVSPTSPATNMTSPPLNATSVTVSSTTVNITSAQPMSTSPSGNATLQQTSTTSPQVNETSQSTPSPISQTSATSNVTSQSTLSSTISTTTTTTTTTTATTTTTTPAPPPEPKIRLQFNLKATFTEDLKNNSSPQFKALERNVTAALNGVYKKRFGDRFNRTVIRGFRQGSVIAETELIFNNVSALPNTSEVTETLRNATSDPAFSLPVNESTIAAEVVLPPTQPPTTTTVTTTVQTTSVTGTGNETTANLEVTTTAGTILNSTSVPENTTSQPLSPTSPAANMTSPPLNTTSLPVSPTSPAANMTSPPLNTTSLPVSPTSPAANMTSPPLNTTSLPVSPTSPAANMTSPPLNTTSLPVSPTSPAANMTSPPLNTTSLPVSPTSPAANMTSSPLNTTSLPVSPTSPAANMTSPPLNTTSLPVSPTSPAANMTSPPLNTTSIPVSPTSPATNMTTASLNATSPQVTVSSTTVNITSAQPMSTSLSVNGTSTQPAIPTTVTTATTTMAAVPADSRLNLEFRLTQPFAVGLDDSSSSAFMELAQTVAEQLNTVYSRRFGRIFLQALIRAFRRGSVIVDSELQFANASVVPETQLVADTLVEARNSSNFTLLLNTSSVVVMRIEATTVPPTTGTGNVTTPDLAVTTTAGTTVNTTSVAVNGTSTQPAIPTTVTTATTTTAAVPADSRLNLEFRLTQDFDVGLDDSSSAAFKNLAQTVAEQLNTIYRRRFRGFLRALIRAFRRGSVIVDSELQFANASIVPETQAVADTLVEARNSSNFTLPLNISSVVVMPIEVTTVPPTTGTVNGTATNGTTTNPAVPTAAATTMNASVAGTVNGTATNGTTTNPAVPTAAATTMNASVAVNGTSTQPASPTTVTTATTTTAAVPADSRLNLEFRLTRDFVVGLDDSSSSAFKNLAQSLTEQLNAIYSRRFGRKFLRALIRAFRRGSVIVDSELQFANASSVPDTQAVVDTLVEARNSSIPLSDLNTSSIVVTPVEATTVPPTTALSTTTAFTGPPAASEGSLGIRFSLDRVFNAALTDTTSAEFIQLATTVITEMNRICLRLFARFSRSRVNSFTSGSVVVNMTLVFREASSVPSLADAQSQLATALLFSNLNYINGTLVLASGCPPLHTMAGLTFFSLTMLAVVQMLINP; encoded by the exons ATGGCACCTCACATGTTTCTTCTCCTGTTAGCAG GACTAATAGGAGCAACAACAGCACAGACAACAATGAATGTCACAGCAG ATTCAAGGCTCAACCTGGAATTTAGGTTGGAGGCAAATTTTCTCGACGGCCTGAATGACAGTTCATCATCAGTATTTGGGGAATTTTCAACGCCACTGATAGAACAA CTTAATACCATCTATAGCAGTAGATTCAGCGGATTTCTGCAAGCTGTGATCAGAGCTTTCAG GCGTGGGTCCATCATAGTGGATTCTGAGCTGCAATTTGCAAATGCCTCCTCTGTGCCAGACACTCAACTTGTAGTGGATACTCTGGTGGAGGCAAAAAACAGCTCCAGCCCTCTCTCCGACCTGAACACATCTAGTATTGTTGTGACAC GCATTGAGGCTGCAACTGTTCCTCCCACAACAG GAACTGGGAATGAAACGACAACCGATCTAGCAGccacaaccacagctggaaCTACACTTAATTCAACTTCTGTACCAG GAACTGGGAATGAAACGACTGCCAACCTAGAAGTCACAACCACAGCTGGAACCACACTTAATTCAACTTCTGTAGCAG GAACTGGGAATGAAACGACAGCCGACCTGGCAGccacaaccacagctggaaCTACAGTGAATACAACTTCTGAAGCAG GAACTGGGAATGAAACGACTGCCAACCTAGAAGTCACAACCACAGCTGGAACTACACTTAATTCAACTTCTGTAGCAG GAACTGGGAATGAAACGACAGCCGACCTAGCAGTAACAACTACAGCTGGAACTACAGTGAATACAACTTCTGTAGCAG GAACTGGAAATGAAACGACTGCCAACCTAGAAGTCACAACCACAGCTGGAACCACACTTAATTCAACTTCTGTAGCAG GAACTGGGAATGAAACGACAGCCAACCTAGAAGTCACAACCACAGCTGGAACTACACTTAATTCAACTTCTGTAGCAG GAACTGGGAATGAAACGACAGCCAACCTAGAAGTCACAACCACAGCTGGAACCACACTTAATTCAACTTCTGTAGCAG GAACTGGGAATGAAACGACAGCCGACCTAGCAGccacaaccacagctggaaCTACAGTGAATACAACTTCTGTAGCAG GAACTGGGAATGAAACGACTGCCAACCTAGAAGTCACAACCACAGCTGGAACTACACTTAATTCAACTTCTGTAGCAG GAACTGGGAATGAAACGACAACCGACCTGGCAGccacaaccacagctggaaCTACACTTAATTCAACTACTGTAGCAG GAACTGGGAATGAAACGACTGCCAACCTAGAAGTCACAACCACAGCTGGAACCACACTTAATTCAACTTCTGTAGCAG GAACTGGGAATGAAACGACAGCCGACCTGGCAGCCACAACTACAGCTGGAACTACAGTGAATACAACTTCTGTAGCAG GAACTGGGAATGAAACGACTGCCAACCTAGAAGTCACAACCACAGCTGGAACTACACTTAATGCAACTTCTGTAGCAG AAAACACAACTTCACAACCACTTAGTCCAACATCACCAGCAGCCAACATGACTTCACCTCCTCTAAATACAACTTCTCTACCAGTCAGTCCAACATCACCAGCAACCAACATGACTTCACCCCCTCTCAATGCAACTTCTATACCAGTCAGTCCAACATCACCAGCAGCCAACATGACTTCACCTTCACTCAATGCAACTTCACCCTCAGTCAGTCCAACATCACCAGCAACCAACATGACTTCACCTCCTCTAAATCCAACTTCTATACCAGTCAGTCCAACATCACCAGCAACCAACATGACTTCACCTCCGCTCAATGCAACTTCAGTCACTGTGAGCTCAACAACAGTCAATATAACCTCAGCACAACCCATGTCCACATCACCATCAG GAAATGCAACCTTACAGCAAACAAGTACGACCTCACCACAAGTCAACGAAACTTCACAATCTACTCCATCACCCATCAGCCAGACCTCAGCAACTAGCAATGTAACTTCCCAATCAACATTATCATCAACTatatcaacaacaacaactactactactactactactgctacaaCTACAACCACAACTCCTGCCCCACCACCTGAGCCAAAAATTAGGTTACAATTTAACTTGAAGGCGACATTCACAGAGGATTTGAAAAACAACTCCTCCCCACAGTTCAAAGCACTTGAGAGAAATGTGACTGCAGCA CTCAATGGAGtctataaaaaaagatttggggACAGATTCAATCGAACTGTCATCAGAGGATTCAG ACAAGGATCGGTTATTGCTGAAACTGAGCTGATATTCAATAATGTCTCAGCACTACCAAATACCAGCGAAGTGACTGAAACTTTAAGGAATGCAACCTCTGACCCAGCTTTCAGCCTACCTGTCAACGAAAGTACTATTGCTGCAGAAG TTGTATTACCTCCAACTCAAccaccaacaacaactacagtcACAACTACAGTGCAAACAACTTCTGTAACAG GAACTGGGAATGAAACGACTGCCAACCTAGAAGTCACAACCACAGCTGGAACTATACTTAATTCAACTTCTGTACCAG AAAACACAACTTCACAACCACTTAGTCCAACATCACCAGCAGCCAACATGACTTCACCTCCTCTAAATACAACTTCTCTACCAGTCAGTCCAACATCACCAGCAGCCAACATGACTTCACCTCCTCTAAATACAACTTCTCTACCAGTCAGTCCAACATCACCAGCAGCCAACATGACTTCACCTCCTCTAAATACAACTTCTCTACCAGTCAGTCCAACGTCACCAGCAGCCAACATGACTTCACCTCCTCTAAATACAACTTCTCTACCAGTCAGTCCAACATCACCAGCAGCCAACATGACTTCACCTCCTCTAAATACAACTTCTCTACCAGTCAGTCCAACATCACCAGCAGCCAACATGACTTCATCTCCTCTAAATACAACTTCTCTACCAGTCAGTCCAACATCACCAGCAGCCAACATGACTTCACCTCCTCTAAATACAACTTCTTTACCAGTCAGTCCAACATCACCAGCAGCCAACATGACTTCACCTCCTCTAAATACAACTTCTATACCAGTCAGTCCAACATCACCAGCAACCAACATGACTACAGCTTCACTCAATGCAACTTCACCACAAGTCACTGTGAGCTCAACAACAGTCAATATAACCTCAGCACAACCCATGTCCACATCACTATCag TCAATGGGACGTCAACACAACCAGCTATTCCAACCACTGTTACAACTGCAACAACGACAATGGCTGCTGTTCCTGCAGATTCAAGGCTCAACCTGGAATTTAGGCTGACGCAACCTTTTGCTGTTGGCCTGGATGACAGTTCATCATCAGCATTTATGGAATTAGCACAGACAGTGGCAGAACAA CTTAATACCGTCTATAGCAGAAGATTCGGCCGCATATTTCTGCAAGCTCTGATCAGAGCTTTCAG GCGTGGGTCGGTCATAGTGGATTCTGAGCTGCAATTTGCAAATGCCTCCGTTGTGCCAGAAACTCAACTTGTAGCAGATACTCTGGTGGAGGCAAGAAACAGCTCCAACTTTACCCTCCTACTGAACACATCAAGTGTTGTTGTGATGC GCATTGAGGCTACAACTGTTCCTCCCACAACAG GAACTGGGAATGTAACAACACCCGACCTAGCAGTCACAACTACAGCTGGAACTACAGTGAATACAACTTCTGTAGCAG TCAATGGGACGTCAACACAACCAGCTATTCCAACCACTGTTACAACTGCAACAACGACAACGGCTGCTGTTCCTGCAGATTCAAGGCTCAACCTGGAATTTAGGCTGACGCAAGATTTTGATGTTGGCCTGGATGACAGTTCATCAGCAGCATTTAAGAATTTAGCACAGACAGTGGCAGAACAA CTTAATACCATCTATCGCAGAAGATTCAGGGGATTTCTGCGAGCTCTGATCAGAGCTTTCAG GCGTGGGTCAGTCATAGTGGATTCTGAGCTGCAATTTGCAAATGCCTCCATTGTGCCAGAGACTCAAGCTGTAGCAGATACTCTGGTGGAAGCAAGAAACAGCTCCAACTTTACCCTCCCACTGAACATATCAAGTGTTGTGGTGATGC CCATTGAGGTCACAACTGTTCCTCCGACAAcag GAACTGTGAATGGAACGGCTACCAATGGAACAACTACCAACCCAGCAGTCCCAACTGCAGCTGCAACAACAATGAATGCATCTGTAGCAG GAACTGTGAATGGAACGGCTACCAATGGAACAACTACCAACCCAGCAGTCCCAACTGCAGCTGCAACAACAATGAATGCATCTGTAGCAG TCAATGGGACGTCAACACAACCAGCTAGTCCAACCACTGTTACAACTGCAACAACGACAACGGCTGCTGTTCCTGCAGATTCAAGGCTCAACCTGGAATTTAGGCTGACGCGAGATTTTGTTGTTGGCCTGGATGACAGTTCATCATCAGCATTTAAGAATTTAGCACAGTCACTGACAGAACAA CTTAATGCCATCTATAGCAGAAGATTCGGCCGCAAATTTCTGCGAGCTCTGATCAGAGCTTTCAG GCGTGGGTCTGTCATAGTGGATTCTGAGCTGCAATTTGCAAATGCCTCCTCTGTGCCAGACACTCAAGCTGTAGTGGATACTCTGGTGGAGGCAAGAAACAGCTCCATCCCTCTCTCCGACCTGAACACATCTAGTATTGTTGTGACac CCGTTGAGGCTACAACTGTTCCTCCGACAACAG CTTTATCAACTACCACAGCCTTCActggtcctccagcagcctctGAGGGAAGTCTTGGCATTAGATTTAGCCTCGATAGAGTATTTAATGCAGCTCTAACAGACACAACTTCAGCAGAATTCATCCAACTGGCTACAACTGTGATCACAGAG ATGAACAGAATTTGCCTCAGACTCTTTGCCAGATTCAGTCGCTCACGGGTCAATTCATTCAC gaGCGGATCTGTGGTTGTCAACATGACTCTTGTGTTCAGAGAGGCTTCTTCTGTTCCTTCGCTAGCCGATGCTCAGTCACAGCTGGCCACTGCGCTTCTTTTTTCCAACCTGAATTATATCAATGGCACCCTAG TATTAGCATCGGGCTGTCCTCCTCTACACACAATGGCTGGATTGACTTTCTTTTCGCTAACTATGCTGGCTGTGGTACAGATGCTGATCAACCCATAG